Proteins encoded within one genomic window of Besnoitia besnoiti strain Bb-Ger1 chromosome II, whole genome shotgun sequence:
- a CDS encoding MraW methylase family protein (encoded by transcript BESB_034460), producing the protein MHCHNRFHSLAQSKENICSASSYRAQHPLSPPLCFFLEPTAPARAAGGEKQRFYYAAHANGRPWLAWLSSSTWVRMGACPPSYMGEFFCKKRAGCFRPRRPGALCRRQVSGVTPCRLLQAALETESVFSAAPSRSRLFARAGRRESLECGSFRGSEALETAVEAPTVDTEALTGSTPRLLGVAGGSREGKVVGLRHSASDEEDAQAESCGGDEPERGRVSGALGAAASSSAASPGAAPCRAGIGGGERRAAEVAAPLESDAPRPPAAYHTHVPVMLEEVLQYLVTAKNGVYVDCTAGGGGHTAAVWERVAPEGGKVLAIDMDAEAVSATRERMQRLYQAAGDGRQSRRANLGEREALEKEAEPQEGRGGASVCVSTGETWTREAKVLEKTDVATVGSQHASDAPGTRPASAQPLAAVVLQSSFANLPEALGRARGIWDAGGIEKSFLRRVSNPQGERIKKNSAGSSQPAEGDKTADCGARAGQSVETGADRSCCTLDGRQESKGDSPPGIAEPKRGAREAGAALAADVYEGLRGTVDGILADLGVSTHQLSAAHRGFSHTLAGPLDMRFGQTPSDSFTESADASASGFPRSAIDAGTAPHALCKGETAGKGDATINARRLAASGGESNSPTHFNVLDSSTTAGKTGLDAAQVVNGLPQAALASILRVYGEESLAGPIASCIVRHREAHGTLRTTEDLRKIVEGCCRYRNPKFVVKTCSRVFQALRIYVNREMEALEKLLTHAEHLLKPGGRLVILSYHSLEDRIIKNRLKQGRQEAGCSAADFGREAPLSALPLERPNMARIAGRERNAHVHQDLPPLLETFLSSVHCSQEVAKLGNALNLHDTRRALFGSPDRKNKSEGKLWRLVLKKPVRAKDDEVLRNRR; encoded by the exons ATGCACTGTCACAATCGTTTTCACTCACTCGCTCAGAGCAAAGAAAACATTTGCTCTGCATCTTCGTACCGCGCGCAACATCCTCTTAGTCCCCCGCTTTGTTTTTTTTTAGAACCGACCGCTCCTGCGagagctgctggaggagagaagcagcgTTTCTACTacgccgcgcacgcgaatGGCAGACCCTGGCTCGCGTGGCTTTCTTCCTCCACATGGGTTCGCATGGGCGCCTGTCCGCCCTCGTACATGGGCGAGTTTTTTTGCAAGAAGAGGGCCGGGTGCTTTCGCCCGCGACGACCTGGGGCCTTGTGCCGTCGCCAGGTCTCCGGGGTCACTCCttgtcgccttcttcaggcAGCCCTCGAAACAGAGAGCGTCTTTTCTGCCGCGCCGTCACGAAGCAGACTATTCGCCAGGGCAGGGAGACGGGAGTCTTTGGAGTGCGGAAGCTTTCGAGGCTCGGAGGCTTTGGAAACAGCCGTCGAGGCGCCCACTGTCGACACAGAAGCCCTGACCGGTTCAACGCCACGCCTCCTTggggtcgccggcggctcaCGCGAGGGGAAGGTGGTTGGCCTCCGGCATTCAGCCAGCGATGAGGAAGATGCGCAGGCGGAATCGTGCGGCGGCGATGAGCCAGAGCGCGGAAGGGTCAGTGGCGCacttggcgccgccgcgtcgagctctgctgcttctccaggGGCGGCCCCCTGCAGGGCTGGGATCGGCGGGGGCGAaaggcgcgctgcagaggttGCGGCTCCCCTGGAGTCGgatgcgccgcggccgccggcggcgtaCCACACACACGTCCCCGTGATGCTCGAGGAAGTTCTGCAGTACCTCGTCACCGCGAAAAACGGGGTCTACGTAGACTGCactgcaggaggcggcggtcACACTGCCGCCGTCTGGGAGAGAGTGGCGCCCGAG GGCGGTAAGGTGCTGGCGATCGATATGGACGCAGAAGCGGTGAGCGCCACGcgagagcgcatgcagcggctgtACCAGGCTGCGGGAGACGGGCGCCAGTCGCGTCGGGCGAAtctcggcgagcgcgaagctCTCGAGAAGGAGGCTGAACCACAGGAGGGGCGGGGCGGTGCCTCCGTCTGCGTTTCCACGGGGGAGACCTGGACCCGCGAAGCAAAAGTCCTGGAAAAAACAGACGTGGCGACGGTGGGGTCACAGCATGCATCAGATGCCCCTGGCACTCGTCCCGCTTCTGCACAGCCTCTTGCCGCAGTTGTCTTGCAGAGTTCGTTCGCGAATCTTCCGGAGGCCCTTGGAAGGGCGAGGGGCATCTGGGACGCGGGCGGAATCGAGAAATCGTTTTTGAGACGGGTGTCGAATCCGCAAGGCGAACGCATCAAGAAAAACTCCGCCGGCAGTTCACAGCCGGCAGAGGGAGACAAGACAGCagactgcggcgcccgcgcaggccAGTCCGTGGAGACCGGGGCGGACAGGAGCTGTTGCACGCTCGACGGGAGACAGGAGTCCAAAGGGGATTCCCCGCCCGGAATCGCAGAGCCAAAGCGCGGGGCTCGTGAAGCCGGAGCCGCGCTTGCGGCTGACGTGTACGAAGGCCTCCGAGGCACTGTGGACGG GATTCTCGCCGACCTAGGTGTCTCGACGCATCAGCTCAGCGCGGCACATAGAGGTTTTTCGCATACTCTGGCAGGGCCGCTCGATATGCGTTTTGGCCAGACGCCTTCGGATTCGTTCACCGAATCCGCAGATGCATCCGCCTCTGGTTTTCCGCGCTCCGCGATCGATGCTGGCACCGCGCCGCATGCCCTCTGCAAGGGCGAAACCGCTGGAAAGGGAGACGCCACGATTAACGCTCGTCGCCTTGCCGCATCAGGCGGTGAAAGCAACTCTCCAACTCACTTCAACGTCTTGGACTCCTCTACGACGGCGGGAAAAACAGGGCTCGATGCTGCCCAG GTGGTGAATGGACTGCCGCaggctgccctcgcctcgatCCTCAGGGTTTACGGCGAGGAGTCACTGGCTGGACCCATCGCGTCTTGCATTGTGCGGCACCGGGAGGCTCATGGCACGCTGAGGACGACGGAGGATCTACGAAAGATCGTGGAAGGCTGCTGTCGGTATCGAAACCCGAAGTTCGTCGTCAAGACATGCTCGAGAGTGTTCCAG GCTCTCAGGATATACGTCAACCGGGAGATGGAAGCTCTGGAAAAACTGCTGACGCATGCGGAGCATCTCCTCAAGCCCGGCGGTCGCTTGGTCATCCTTTCCTACCACTCTCTAGAGGACCGGATTATCAAGAACCGGCTGAAGCAAGGCCGCCAGGAAGCGGGTTGCTCTGCCGCGGACTTCGGCCGAGAGGCGCCTCTTTCCGCGCTCCCACTGGAAAGGCCAAACATGGCAAGGATTGCCGGGCGCGAACGAAATGCACACGTGCATCAGgatctgccgccgctgctggagaCTTTTCTATCAAGTGTTCACTGCTCGCAAGAAGTAGCGAAGCTCGGAAACGCACTCAATCTCCACGACACCCGCCGGGCCCTCTTCGGCTCACCTGACCGAAAAAACAAGAGCGAAGGCAAGTTGTGGCGTTTGGTGTTGAAG AAACCAGTGCGTGCAAAGGACGACGAGGTGCTTCGCAATCGGCGGTGA
- a CDS encoding hypothetical protein (encoded by transcript BESB_034440) encodes MPLEVLGPLAVFTAGVKALPGAALLKTGGAAAAAKGSGVLAAKGKAIFTTTHGTGTGVGGAGGAGGAGGAGTASHEALEKAKSELQKAANDIEEAEAATTTKSMMPLGLLAAFGLGPKEDAAVAALRRARVKGEHSDERRVRLSTVPERCTNYGDFL; translated from the coding sequence ATGCCACTAGAAGTACTGGGGCCTCTTGCGGTCTTCACGGCCGGGGTGAAGGCACTTCCTGGAGCAGCTCTCCTGAAGACAGGCggagctgcggccgcggccaaGGGATCAGGTGTGTTGGCAGCCAAGGGCAAAGCAATCTTCACAACAACACACGGAACAGGAACAGgtgtgggcggcgcgggcggcgcgggcggtgcGGGCGGTGCGGGCACAGCTAGCCACGAGGCTCTGGAAAAAGCAAAATCCGAACTTCAGAAGGCAGCCAATGATAtcgaggaggccgaggcggctACAACCACCAAAAGTATGATGCCGCTCGGTCTACTGGCCGCATTCGGACTCGGGCCTAAAGAAGATGCTGCGGTTGCAGCCCTTCGTCGTGCAAGAGTTAAGGGTGAGCACAGTGATGAACGCCGTGTCCGCCTCTCGACGGTTCCCGAGCGGTGCACCAATTACGGTGACTTTCTCTGA
- a CDS encoding hypothetical protein (encoded by transcript BESB_034450), translated as MPALGGGSLIVLTALGPVLLKTSVPAGGAAAVGSLGVAPAALGAAAAGTAVAGGGKAAGVALISKGAAAALKGSGGFLSKATGTVVSVPRSSFAATTGEAAHVATHSAQITLVAAKTTGGTGAAGVAGGVAAGTASPPGASWHPPPAVVGPHHPAGAISSGASSAPHSHPHIGPRGTSSHARLHPPHAHGSAPANEGHLQGSRGYVGDGRSVNSSPYGAHGHGAPAVPASGPGTAGDGTASTSPGTGEAVGLDQSGGGDVAPPAGSREVAMITTIAGLSLLRWAAGQLCCGGRPKAREAAGTTKAGIRKWMTKRVSRWSRDEEVVVPLKNEDRLARRPCDSENGRRVGAVSGAGYTGYTEITAATGDKSSAIVLTRAGSDGGKESVDGINSHAESETTTSASGEDDSEKDPQNSLHEDAMPEQQVPVQTQEDPTSFQTFVYIRRRRGGRMANFL; from the coding sequence ATGCCGGCCCTAGGAGGAGGTTCGTTAATCGTCTTGACGGCACTTGGTCCCGTCCTTCTGAAGACATCCGTACCTGccggaggagccgcagcggtGGGTTCACTGGGCGTGGCTCCAGCTGCACTTggtgccgccgctgcagggaCAGCGGTGGCAGGAGGAGGGAAGGCAGCCGGCGTGGCTCTGATTTCCaagggcgccgcagcagcactAAAAGGGTCCGGCGGCTTTCTTTCGAAAGCTACAGGAACAGTGGTTTCTGTCCCGCGGTCAAGCTTCGCTGCAACGACGGGAGAAGCAGCGCACGTGGCAACTCATAGTGCCCAGATTACCCTTGTAGCAGCAAAAACGACGGGAGGCAcgggggcggcaggcgtAGCAGGAGGTGTGGCAGCAGGCACTGCTTCCCCTCCCGGTGCGTCATGGcatccgccgcctgctgtgGTGGGGCCTCACCACCCTGCGGGAGCGAtcagcagcggcgcttcATCTGCTCCACACAGCCATCCACACATCGGTCCGCGTGGGACCAGCAGCCATGCACGGCTACACCCTCCACACGCGCATGGGTCTGCGCCAGCCAACGAAGGACATCTGCAAGGCAGCAGGGGGTATGTCGGCGATGGGCGGTCTGTAAACAGCTCCCCTTACGGAGCCCACGGACACGGGGCACCCGCTGTCCCGGCGAGTGGCCCAGGAACCGCAGGTGATGGGACTGCGTCTACATCTCCTGGAACAGGAGAGGCCGTGGGGCTCGACCAGTCAGGAGGCGGAGATGTCGCGCCACCAGCTGGAAGCAGGGAGGTGGCAATGATCACTACCATTGCGGggctttctctccttcgttgGGCCGCAGGGCAACTGTGCTGTGGAGGCCGCCCAAAGGcaagggaggcggcggggacTACAAAGGCAGGAATTAGAAAGTGGATGACAAAGCGCGTTTCGCGGTGGAGCCGTGACGAAGAGGTTGTGGTACCTCTCAAAAACGAGGACCgcctggcgcgtcgcccgtgTGACAGTGAGAACGGCAGGAGGGTAGGCGCAGTGTCCGGCGCAGGATACACCGGGTATACTGAGATTACGGCAGCAACTGGTGACAAGTCCTCAGCGATAGTGCTCACTCGCGCTGGGAGCGACGGGGGGAAAGAATCCGTTGACGGAATTAattcgcatgcagagagtGAAACAACCACGTCAGCGAGTGGTgaagacgacagcgagaAAGATCCTCAAAACAGTCTTCACGAAGATGCGATGCCTGAGCAGCAAGTCCCAGTCCAGACTCAGGAAGACCCTACCAGTTTTCAGACCTTCGTTTACAttcgaagaaggcgcggtGGACGGATGGCCAATTTTTTGTAG
- a CDS encoding hypothetical protein (encoded by transcript BESB_034470) yields MARLYFQSVAPLFCLLLALVYRADALRDSSFSNRIESVIRMEGDQEAAPSIAAEMPVVSFVEIEEKYPGLTVAEMTGLPVEEACACMVNQKCSPDN; encoded by the coding sequence ATGGCGCGCCTTTATTTCCAGTCAGTAGCACCTTTATTTTGCCTCTTGTTGGCACTCGTCTACCGTGCAGACGCACTCCGAGACTCAAGCTTCTCGAACCGGATAGAATCTGTCATCCGCATGGAAGGAGATCAGGAGGCTGCGCCATCGATTGCCGCGGAAATGCCGGTCGTCAGTTTCGTTGAAATAGAGGAGAAGTACCCCGGCCTTACAGTCGCCGAGATGACGGGACTGCCTGTTGAAGAGGCGTGTGCCTGCATGGTGAATCAGAAATGCTCGCCTGATAATTGA